The following proteins come from a genomic window of Mycobacterium sp. DL:
- a CDS encoding helix-turn-helix domain-containing protein — MTVLQGVLTDRDAWSAVGQCPIEKTMGVLGAKSAMLILREAYYGTTRFDDFWRRVGITKAAAAARLADLVEAGLLQRQPYQEPGQRSRDEYVLTQAGTDFMPVVWAMFEWGQRHLPAPAPLRLTHEGCGAEAAVVMRCADGHDVPPEELGMRVARSR, encoded by the coding sequence ATGACAGTGCTGCAGGGCGTACTGACAGATCGGGACGCGTGGTCGGCCGTGGGGCAGTGCCCGATCGAGAAGACGATGGGTGTGCTCGGCGCCAAATCGGCGATGCTGATCCTGCGCGAGGCGTATTACGGCACCACCCGCTTCGACGATTTCTGGCGCCGGGTCGGCATCACGAAGGCCGCGGCGGCCGCCCGCCTGGCCGACCTCGTCGAAGCGGGCCTGCTGCAGCGTCAGCCCTACCAGGAGCCCGGGCAGCGCAGCCGCGACGAGTACGTCCTCACGCAGGCGGGCACCGACTTCATGCCGGTGGTGTGGGCGATGTTCGAGTGGGGTCAGCGACACCTGCCCGCCCCGGCACCGCTGCGGCTGACTCACGAGGGGTGCGGCGCGGAGGCGGCGGTCGTCATGCGCTGCGCCGACGGGCACGACGTGCCGCCGGAAGAACTCGGAATGCGGGTGGCGCGCTCCCGATAG